A region from the Triticum aestivum cultivar Chinese Spring chromosome 3D, IWGSC CS RefSeq v2.1, whole genome shotgun sequence genome encodes:
- the LOC123074004 gene encoding F-box/FBD/LRR-repeat protein At5g53840, with protein MGNILNLMRGTGDDQFEPWPILGFRAISGQARWKAIHQKVIANGRFQLLSMAICIAASERIHGRPIYKKGIPGGRFTLFSILTCGLVSDYICHRLTSGKGIPSDPFESLPEDVLCTILSKLPLDEAVRTSAVSRKWRFLWTVCPNLSFEGITMCGKEQDVQKFIDNVNAVLAQCHGSVFDELAIKFDFDTMLVDHLNNWARFVVSSRIKFLTFDLAPENFGGRYERYLFPFQLLDSGSTSRLQKIHLSFGYLQPPTGFSGFPNLRKLDLNLVNVTGKDLQDMLSNCCNLEWLSIIRCHLYDELKVNGPLPHLLYLHFSFCEITKIALRAVKLTNFVYKGKSVCIDLGKSSRLESADISFYGVTLEDAATQLANVFTHVQFLTFDTSYEPPQIPCLMRKPCKFFELRHLKLMLLFESDVDTPHLVSFLMSAPFIEILEMDLIVSPSPYTGHVSMEGLLDRPYKHLKNVCMSAFRGSRGQLEFLLHIVENAPALGFLTIDHTYKQVKRVWKDAAKEAKFVDSVHRTARGYLKGKISPQCSLRLV; from the exons ATGGGGAACATTCTGAATCTCATGCGTGGAACAGGAGATGATCAGTTTGAACCGTGGCCCATTCTGGGTTTCAGGGCTATATCAGGCCAAGCCAGATGGAAAGCAATCCATCAAAAAGTAATAGCAAATGGCCGGTTTCAACTGTTGAGCATGGCGATCTGCATAGCGGCGTCAGAACGCATTCACGGCAGACCAATCTATAAGAAGGGGATACCGGGTGGTCGATTTACACTGTTTAGCATTCTGACTTGTGGTCTTGTATCCGACTATATCTGTCACAGGTTAACCTCTGGAAAGGGGATACCAAGTGATCCGTTCGAGAGCCTTCCAGAG GATGTGCTATGTACAATTTTATCAAAGTTACCTCTGGATGAGGCTGTAAGGACCAGTGCCGTGTCAAGGAAATGGAGATTCTTGTGGACAGTTTGTCCAAACCTGAGTTTTGAAGGAATTACAATGTGTGGGAAAGAACAAGATGTTCAGAAGTTCATCGATAATGTTAATGCAGTCTTGGCACAGTGCCACGGCAGTGTTTTTGATGAGCTTGCCATCAAATTTGATTTTGACACCATGCTAGTTGACCATCTCAATAATTGGGCTCGCTTTGTGGTATCCTCACGGATAAAGTTCCTAACTTTTGATTTGGCACCAGAAAATTTTGGAGGTCGTTATGAACGGTACTTATTTCCGTTCCAACTTTTAGATAGTGGAAGTACATCTCGTCTACAGAAAATCCATCTTAGCTTTGGATATCTCCAGCCACCAACTGGGTTCAGTGGTTTCCCTAACCTACGGAAGCTTGATCTGAACTTAGTGAATGTCACTGGAAAAGATCTTCAAGACATGTTATCAAATTGCTGTAACCTAGAGTGGTTAAGTATTATTAGATGTCATCTCTATGATGAACTAAAGGTCAACGGTCCACTGCCTCACCTGCTATACTTGCATTTTTCATTCTGCGAGATAACGAAGATTGCACTGCGTGCTGTGAAACTTACAAATTTTGTGTACAAGGGAAAGTCAGTATGTATCGACCTCGGCAAATCTTCAAGACTTGAAAGTGCAGATATTAGTTTTTATGGAGTAACTCTTGAGGATGCTGCCACCCAACTTGCTAATGTGTTTACACATGTTCAATTTCTGACTTTTGATACTTCCTACGAACCACCACAG ATACCCTGCCTGATGCGTAAGCCATGCAAGTTTTTCGAGCTGAGGCATTTGAAACTGATGCTCCTATTTGAAAGCGATGTCGACACTCCGCATTTGGTCTCCTTTCTGATGTCTGCTCCTTTCATCGAAATTTTGGAGATGGAT TTAATTGTTTCTCCGTCCCCATACACGGGACATGTGTCGATGGAGGGACTTCTGGACCGTCCATATAAACATCTGAAGAATGTGTGCATGTCGGCATTCCGAGGATCCAGAGGCCAGCTTGAATTTCTTTTGCACATAGTGGAAAATGCCCCTGCTTTGGGATTTTTAACTATAGACCATACATATAAACAGGTGAAGCGTGTGTGGAAAGATGCTGCAAAGGAAGCGAAATTTGTGGATTCAGTTCATCGAACCGCTAGAGGATATCTCAAAGGAAAGATCTCTCCCCAGTGTTCTCTGAGATTAGTTTAA